One genomic segment of Mycolicibacterium chubuense NBB4 includes these proteins:
- a CDS encoding VOC family protein, with product MRALGAHNELHSEHGARRDEHPGRSRNPVVKVRDLAWLEFEKSDLVRTEAFARAFGLQVTLRTPEELHLRGTDSTTPCVLVRRGGGSRFAGVAFAAADEIDVLRLADVTGAPTRPLPEAIGGLSVDLVDPSGLPVRVVAGTHELATLPAQQPLTVNAGHDTRRVNATQRPLRVPARVQRLGHVVLQSTKYLQSLNWYLDNLGMIVSDFLYFPGQRDRGPTMSFVRCDRGTTPADHHTLAMALGPANRYVHSAYQVSDLDALAAGGEYLAARGYFRSWGIGRHIQGSQIFDYWRDPDGFMVEHFTDGDMFDDTLEPGWAPFTATGLAQWGPPATKDFLGTSPRSARHEALSMISALRDDNEFDVHRLVGLLKVAVS from the coding sequence ATGAGAGCTCTCGGCGCACACAACGAACTGCACAGCGAGCACGGCGCCCGCCGTGACGAACATCCCGGGCGCTCACGCAACCCCGTTGTCAAAGTCCGCGACCTCGCGTGGCTGGAGTTCGAGAAGTCCGACCTCGTGCGCACGGAGGCATTCGCGCGCGCCTTCGGGCTGCAGGTCACGCTGAGGACGCCGGAAGAGCTGCACCTGCGCGGAACGGACTCCACCACGCCGTGCGTCCTCGTCCGGCGCGGTGGCGGCAGTCGATTCGCCGGCGTGGCCTTCGCCGCCGCCGACGAGATCGACGTGTTGCGGCTGGCCGATGTCACCGGCGCGCCGACACGTCCGCTACCCGAAGCGATCGGCGGGCTGTCGGTCGACCTCGTCGACCCCAGTGGGCTGCCGGTGCGGGTCGTGGCCGGCACTCACGAGCTGGCGACATTGCCTGCCCAGCAACCGCTGACGGTCAATGCCGGCCATGACACCCGGCGGGTCAACGCCACCCAACGCCCGCTGCGGGTCCCGGCTCGGGTGCAGCGGCTGGGGCATGTGGTGCTGCAGTCGACGAAGTACCTCCAGAGTCTCAACTGGTACCTCGACAACCTCGGCATGATCGTCAGCGACTTTCTCTACTTCCCCGGCCAGCGTGACCGCGGGCCGACGATGAGCTTCGTCCGGTGTGACCGCGGCACGACGCCGGCCGACCACCACACCCTGGCCATGGCGCTCGGGCCGGCCAACCGCTACGTGCATTCGGCCTACCAGGTCAGCGACCTCGACGCGCTGGCCGCCGGCGGTGAATACCTCGCTGCCCGAGGTTATTTCCGGTCCTGGGGCATCGGCCGCCACATCCAGGGCAGCCAGATCTTCGACTACTGGCGAGACCCCGACGGGTTCATGGTCGAGCACTTCACCGACGGCGACATGTTCGACGACACCCTCGAGCCGGGCTGGGCGCCGTTCACCGCCACGGGTCTCGCGCAGTGGGGCCCGCCGGCCACCAAGGATTTCCTGGGCACCAGCCCGCGATCCGCCCGCCACGAAGCGCTGTCGATGATCTCGGCGCTGCGCGACGACAACGAATTCGACGTCCACCGCCTTGTCGGCCTGCTGAAAGTTGCTGTGTCATGA
- a CDS encoding alpha/beta fold hydrolase — translation MSDTPDTPPDGFEFVVTGSGVELAVKRSGEGPAVLLIGGLGMPSVTWDISGLPGSLVDAGFEVITYNARGVSPSSAPDAPYSVADLADDAAALLDHFEVGPTIVIGYSMGCYTAQSLLRSRRELVQALVLFAGLQPSPISAMVGEMELGLIDRYGEVPREVLVFEQLLTTLHHPLLQDPATVTGWQQVLSAGYDSLWTAPEGFRGQLTASQQWITSGEPTPEHLAAIDVPTLVLAFEHDLFFPPDLCAATARQIAGAEFAQIDGVGHGGIFTGPGDSAARITEFCRARRGL, via the coding sequence ATGAGCGATACTCCGGATACCCCGCCAGACGGCTTCGAGTTCGTGGTCACCGGCTCCGGTGTCGAGCTGGCGGTGAAACGGTCCGGCGAGGGCCCCGCCGTCCTGCTGATCGGCGGGCTGGGCATGCCGAGCGTCACGTGGGACATCAGCGGACTGCCGGGTTCGCTCGTCGACGCCGGGTTCGAAGTCATCACCTACAACGCGCGGGGAGTGTCACCGTCTTCGGCACCCGACGCCCCATACTCGGTGGCCGACCTGGCCGACGACGCCGCTGCCCTGCTCGATCACTTCGAGGTGGGCCCGACCATCGTCATCGGTTACTCGATGGGGTGCTACACCGCTCAATCGCTGCTGCGCAGCCGCCGCGAGCTGGTGCAGGCCCTCGTCCTGTTCGCCGGTCTCCAGCCCTCGCCGATCAGTGCCATGGTGGGTGAAATGGAACTCGGCCTCATCGACCGATACGGCGAAGTGCCGCGCGAGGTCCTGGTTTTCGAGCAATTGCTGACCACCCTTCATCACCCCCTCCTGCAAGATCCGGCGACGGTGACGGGCTGGCAGCAGGTGCTGTCGGCCGGGTACGACAGTCTCTGGACCGCACCGGAGGGATTCCGGGGCCAGCTGACGGCATCGCAGCAGTGGATCACGTCGGGCGAACCGACCCCCGAGCATCTCGCGGCGATCGACGTTCCCACACTCGTGCTGGCATTCGAACACGACCTGTTCTTTCCGCCGGACCTCTGCGCCGCGACGGCGCGACAGATCGCGGGCGCCGAGTTCGCCCAGATCGACGGTGTGGGCCACGGCGGCATCTTCACCGGGCCCGGCGACAGCGCGGCCCGGATCACCGAGTTCTGCCGCGCCCGCCGCGGGCTCTAA
- the istA gene encoding IS21 family transposase, protein MKSARDRMDIISAYQQLGSYRAAAEQCGTTHKTVRRVVAKFEADQAGVVPAPRVERGHNYDAVTDLVAERVEKSKGRISAKRLLPIARAAGYQGSARNFRRLVADAKALWRSANHRGRRPAVWEPGQYLVIDWAEAAPGLFLFCAVLAFSRWRFVRFATDQKASTTLALIAEALAAIGGVPARVLADRMACLKGGVVANVVVPTPDYIRLAGHYGFAPDFCHAADPQSKGIVEHLCGYAQDDLAVPLLTEAAVAGTPVTLREANAAALSWCAEVNAAIHSEICAVPDERLGVECELLQPLPSLRLQIGAPSVLRKVDRLSCVRYGSARYSVPTRLIGSTVAVVVDHGAIVLLEPATGVIVAEHELLAPGGTSILDEHYDGPRPAPSRGPRPKTTVERQFCDLGADAQAFLVGAAAIGNTRLGAELEILLALGAAHGEAALVAALHRAVAFRRFRAADVRSILAAGTGTPQPRPAGDALILDLPVAPTRSLDAYKVSTMVDGEVIP, encoded by the coding sequence TTGAAGTCTGCGAGGGACCGCATGGACATCATTTCCGCCTACCAACAACTCGGGTCCTACCGAGCCGCCGCCGAGCAGTGCGGCACCACCCATAAGACCGTCAGAAGGGTCGTCGCCAAGTTCGAAGCCGACCAGGCCGGTGTGGTTCCGGCGCCGCGGGTTGAACGCGGCCATAACTACGATGCGGTGACCGATCTTGTCGCCGAGCGGGTCGAGAAGTCGAAGGGTCGGATCTCGGCGAAGCGGCTGTTGCCGATTGCCCGTGCTGCCGGCTACCAGGGCTCGGCACGCAACTTCCGGCGGCTGGTCGCCGATGCGAAAGCGTTGTGGCGCAGTGCTAATCATCGTGGTCGCCGTCCGGCGGTGTGGGAGCCGGGGCAGTATCTGGTGATCGACTGGGCCGAGGCCGCGCCGGGACTGTTCCTGTTCTGCGCGGTGCTGGCGTTCTCGAGGTGGCGCTTCGTCCGATTCGCCACCGACCAGAAGGCGTCCACGACGTTGGCGTTGATCGCCGAGGCGCTGGCCGCGATCGGCGGTGTCCCTGCCCGCGTGCTGGCCGATCGGATGGCCTGCCTCAAAGGCGGCGTGGTCGCCAACGTCGTCGTGCCGACCCCGGACTACATCCGGCTGGCCGGCCACTACGGTTTCGCTCCCGATTTCTGTCACGCCGCCGACCCGCAGTCCAAGGGCATCGTGGAACACCTGTGCGGCTACGCCCAGGACGACCTGGCCGTGCCGTTGTTGACCGAGGCCGCCGTCGCCGGCACGCCGGTCACGCTGCGCGAGGCGAACGCCGCGGCCCTGTCGTGGTGCGCGGAGGTCAACGCCGCGATTCATTCGGAGATCTGCGCGGTCCCCGACGAGCGACTCGGCGTTGAATGTGAACTGCTGCAACCACTCCCATCGCTGAGGTTGCAGATCGGGGCACCGTCGGTGCTGCGCAAAGTCGATCGACTGTCCTGTGTCCGGTACGGGTCGGCCCGCTACTCGGTACCCACCCGACTGATCGGATCGACGGTGGCCGTGGTCGTCGACCACGGCGCGATCGTCCTGCTCGAACCCGCGACCGGGGTGATCGTGGCCGAACACGAACTCCTCGCCCCCGGCGGCACCTCGATCCTCGACGAGCACTACGACGGGCCCCGCCCGGCACCCAGTCGCGGGCCGCGACCGAAGACCACCGTGGAAAGACAGTTCTGCGATCTGGGCGCCGACGCGCAGGCGTTCCTCGTCGGTGCGGCGGCGATCGGCAACACCCGCCTCGGAGCCGAGCTCGAGATCCTGCTCGCCCTCGGAGCCGCTCACGGCGAGGCGGCCCTGGTCGCCGCACTGCACCGGGCGGTGGCCTTCCGCCGGTTTCGGGCCGCCGACGTGCGGTCCATCCTGGCCGCCGGCACCGGAACACCGCAGCCCCGCCCCGCCGGCGATGCACTCATCCTGGATCTGCCGGTGGCACCGACCCGATCGCTGGACGCCTACAAAGTCAGCACCATGGTCGACGGCGAGGTGATCCCGTGA
- the dcd gene encoding dCTP deaminase, with amino-acid sequence MLLSDRDIRAEIQAGRLGVDPFDDSLIQPSSVDVRLDNLFRVFNNTRYTHIDPAQRQDDLTSLVEPKEGEPFVLHPGEFVLGATLERCTLPDDLAGRLEGKSSLGRLGLLTHSTAGFIDPGFSGHITLELSNVANLPITLWPGMKIGQLCLLRLTSPAEHPYGSSKVGSKYQGQRGPTPSRSYQNFIKSD; translated from the coding sequence GTGCTGCTCTCCGACCGCGACATCCGGGCCGAGATCCAGGCAGGCAGGCTCGGGGTCGACCCGTTCGACGACAGCCTGATCCAGCCCTCCAGCGTCGACGTCCGCCTCGACAACCTGTTCCGGGTCTTCAACAACACCCGCTACACCCACATCGACCCGGCGCAGCGCCAGGACGACCTGACCAGCCTCGTCGAGCCCAAGGAAGGGGAGCCGTTCGTCCTGCATCCGGGTGAGTTCGTGCTCGGGGCGACGCTGGAACGCTGCACCCTGCCCGACGACCTGGCGGGCCGGCTGGAGGGCAAGTCCTCGCTGGGCCGTCTCGGGCTGCTCACCCACTCGACCGCGGGATTCATCGACCCCGGCTTCTCCGGACACATCACCCTCGAGCTGTCGAACGTCGCGAACCTGCCCATCACACTGTGGCCCGGGATGAAGATCGGGCAGCTGTGCCTGTTGCGCCTCACCAGCCCCGCCGAACACCCTTACGGCAGCTCCAAAGTGGGATCGAAATACCAGGGGCAGCGCGGCCCGACGCCGTCGCGCTCGTATCAGAACTTCATCAAATCGGACTGA
- a CDS encoding TetR/AcrR family transcriptional regulator produces MPEQSAQPTNRLERRKQRTRAALITAAQGFIAAGKTAVPVLEITQAADVGMGSFYNHFQSKEQLFEAAVADVLDAHGAMLDHLTASIEDPAETFACSFRLTGRMFRARPRESDILLANAMALFGSDRGLAPRALRDIRAAIDAGRFHHDDPALALALAGGALIAMGTVIRNEPDRDDGATADRVTEDLLRLYGVDAGEAAEICLRPLPELQWPSVPNPAA; encoded by the coding sequence ATGCCGGAGCAAAGCGCGCAGCCGACCAATCGCCTGGAACGCCGCAAGCAGCGCACCCGAGCCGCGCTGATCACGGCGGCGCAGGGCTTCATCGCCGCGGGCAAGACGGCCGTGCCCGTCCTCGAGATCACCCAGGCCGCCGATGTCGGAATGGGATCCTTCTACAACCATTTCCAGAGCAAGGAGCAGCTCTTCGAAGCCGCGGTGGCCGATGTGCTCGACGCGCACGGCGCGATGCTCGACCACCTCACTGCCTCGATCGAGGATCCCGCCGAGACGTTCGCGTGCAGCTTCCGACTGACGGGCCGGATGTTCAGGGCGCGCCCGCGGGAAAGCGACATCCTGCTCGCCAACGCCATGGCGCTGTTCGGCTCGGATCGCGGATTGGCGCCGAGGGCCCTGCGCGACATCCGGGCCGCGATCGACGCCGGCCGGTTCCACCACGACGACCCTGCTCTTGCGCTCGCCCTGGCGGGCGGAGCGTTGATCGCCATGGGCACCGTCATCCGCAACGAGCCCGACCGCGACGACGGCGCTACCGCCGACAGAGTGACCGAGGATCTGTTGCGGCTGTACGGCGTTGACGCCGGCGAAGCCGCCGAGATCTGCCTGCGGCCGCTGCCCGAACTGCAGTGGCCGTCGGTGCCGAACCCGGCCGCGTAA
- a CDS encoding DUF7159 family protein, with translation MDIVLGVSMTPTTVRMVLVEGEKADGVTVDHDVFDVTSVEGSANVADQVVAAVLGTKESAETGGHHLRSIGVTWSDHAEAAALRDALSAQGIDDVMLVSEGHAAASLAQAVGRAVGYDTTALLFVNRDTATLSVVQTDDGSVVKVLSRTLHSADAMAVLTEMAEAVASQDSPPQGLFVVGSGVDVSSVKAHLEHLVSLPVNAPDDAELALARGAALASAAAPAFEAMTVGLAYSQDPDDGTTAGSAYAGLAAAATEVAPAGEGEVDEFAPTEIRPIEEGRKPFLLVGSALTSVFVLGVVALVISLAVSIRPTADQRPSPAQSAIAPSSQIPAPPKPVQQEAAKPPAPPPAAETIKAPEPVAVEQAPAPQQAPRTVFVEKPAPAPAAHIPAPAPAAPAPAPAPAAPAPAPVPAAPVVPAPPAVAPQQQWPRWSPQPPSYPYEPVQQVPEYPSSPYSPPWQQAPPQPQWPGGGGYYPGGGDNSGGGRGGDYGHGPSRRGNCFLIFCGPGGRG, from the coding sequence GTGGACATCGTATTAGGTGTGTCGATGACACCTACGACGGTCCGCATGGTGCTGGTCGAGGGCGAAAAGGCCGATGGTGTCACCGTCGACCACGATGTCTTCGACGTCACCAGTGTCGAAGGTTCAGCAAACGTCGCGGACCAGGTTGTGGCGGCGGTGCTCGGCACCAAGGAAAGTGCGGAGACCGGCGGTCATCACCTCAGATCGATCGGTGTCACGTGGAGCGACCACGCCGAAGCCGCCGCGCTTCGGGACGCGCTCTCGGCTCAGGGGATCGACGACGTCATGCTGGTCTCCGAGGGCCATGCTGCGGCGTCGCTGGCCCAGGCAGTCGGGCGCGCCGTCGGGTACGACACCACCGCGCTGCTCTTCGTCAATCGCGACACCGCCACGTTGTCGGTCGTGCAGACCGACGACGGCTCGGTGGTGAAGGTTCTCAGCCGCACCCTGCACAGTGCCGACGCGATGGCCGTGCTGACCGAGATGGCCGAAGCCGTCGCATCGCAGGACTCCCCGCCGCAGGGCCTGTTCGTGGTGGGCTCCGGTGTGGACGTCAGCTCGGTGAAAGCGCATCTCGAGCACCTCGTCTCCCTGCCCGTCAACGCGCCCGACGATGCGGAGCTGGCGCTGGCCCGCGGAGCCGCACTGGCATCGGCGGCTGCGCCGGCGTTCGAGGCGATGACGGTCGGACTTGCGTATTCGCAAGATCCTGATGACGGCACGACGGCCGGTTCGGCGTATGCAGGCCTGGCCGCCGCGGCGACGGAAGTGGCTCCCGCCGGCGAAGGCGAGGTCGACGAATTCGCACCGACGGAGATCCGTCCCATCGAGGAGGGGCGTAAGCCGTTCCTGCTCGTGGGCAGCGCGCTGACGTCGGTGTTCGTCCTCGGGGTTGTCGCGCTGGTCATCTCGCTGGCCGTCAGCATCCGCCCCACCGCCGATCAGCGGCCCAGCCCTGCTCAGAGCGCCATCGCGCCCAGCAGTCAGATCCCGGCGCCGCCCAAGCCCGTGCAGCAGGAAGCCGCTAAGCCGCCTGCCCCGCCGCCGGCCGCGGAGACCATCAAAGCGCCGGAGCCCGTAGCGGTGGAGCAGGCGCCGGCACCGCAGCAGGCACCCCGAACCGTGTTCGTCGAAAAGCCGGCTCCGGCACCTGCTGCGCACATACCGGCGCCCGCTCCCGCCGCGCCGGCTCCCGCCCCTGCTCCGGCCGCGCCGGCGCCTGCACCGGTCCCCGCTGCTCCGGTCGTGCCGGCACCGCCGGCAGTCGCGCCGCAACAGCAGTGGCCGCGATGGTCGCCGCAGCCGCCCTCGTACCCGTACGAGCCTGTCCAGCAGGTGCCCGAGTATCCGTCCAGTCCGTACAGCCCGCCGTGGCAGCAGGCACCCCCGCAGCCACAGTGGCCGGGAGGCGGCGGCTACTACCCTGGTGGCGGAGACAACTCCGGCGGAGGCCGGGGAGGCGATTACGGCCACGGCCCTTCGCGCCGCGGCAACTGCTTCCTGATCTTCTGCGGGCCGGGCGGACGCGGCTAG
- a CDS encoding AMP-dependent synthetase/ligase, producing MRTTAGTADTSGYPTPAVSVARMFYERVAAMPEAEAFRFPTNGGWASVSWRQTAETVKATAAGLLALGIQPEERVAIASATRIEWLYADLAIMCAGAATTAVYPSTGGEDVAFILSDSGSRIVFAEDDTQIAKLRAQRDHIPDVFRVVTFDGEADGEWVVSLQDLQALGAKHLIEHPTAVDEAVAAVQPAQLATLIYTSGTTGRPKGVELPHRCWTYIGAGVEAIDLVSPSDLHYLWLPMSHSFGKMLEAVHLQIGFPTAVDGRMDKIVENLAVVRPTFMAGPPRIFEKVHAKVVQTSQEEGGVRYRLFTWAFGVGGKALQARLQGRRPSLVVQAQYALADRLVLSKIRARLGGRIRFLVSGSAALSRDVAAWFAAAGMPVLEGYALTETSAAGCIGRPEDPTIGLVGPPLVGTVIKIADDGEIFVRGPGVMRGYHNLPDATAEALDADGWFATGDVGEIDEAGRLRITDRKKDLIKTSGGKYIAPQAIEVMFQAICPLASHMLVHGNSRNYATALITLDPEALAQWGRAQALTATDYALLAEDPAVHRYVQTCVEELNGRLNRWETIKDFRILDHDLSVEEGELTPSMKVKRKVVETKFESLLDSMYDGSSRG from the coding sequence ATGAGGACGACCGCCGGCACGGCGGACACCAGCGGCTACCCGACGCCGGCGGTGTCGGTGGCCCGGATGTTCTACGAGCGGGTCGCGGCGATGCCCGAAGCCGAGGCGTTCCGTTTCCCGACCAACGGTGGCTGGGCGTCCGTGAGCTGGAGGCAGACTGCGGAGACGGTCAAGGCCACGGCCGCCGGTTTGCTCGCGCTGGGAATACAGCCCGAGGAGCGGGTGGCTATTGCGAGCGCCACCCGCATCGAGTGGCTGTACGCGGATCTTGCAATCATGTGCGCGGGCGCTGCCACGACCGCCGTCTACCCCTCGACCGGCGGCGAGGACGTCGCCTTCATCCTCTCCGACAGCGGATCGCGGATCGTCTTCGCGGAGGACGACACTCAAATCGCGAAGCTGCGCGCCCAGCGGGACCACATACCCGATGTGTTCCGGGTCGTCACGTTCGACGGCGAGGCGGACGGCGAGTGGGTGGTGAGCCTGCAGGACCTGCAGGCCTTGGGTGCCAAGCACCTCATCGAGCACCCGACCGCAGTCGACGAGGCGGTGGCCGCTGTGCAGCCCGCGCAGCTGGCCACGCTGATCTACACGTCAGGTACCACTGGCCGGCCCAAGGGCGTGGAGCTGCCTCACCGCTGCTGGACGTACATCGGCGCCGGGGTGGAGGCCATCGACCTCGTGTCGCCCAGCGACCTGCATTATCTATGGCTTCCGATGTCGCACTCGTTCGGCAAGATGCTGGAGGCGGTTCACCTGCAGATCGGCTTCCCCACGGCCGTCGACGGCCGCATGGACAAGATCGTGGAGAACCTCGCGGTGGTCCGGCCGACGTTCATGGCGGGGCCCCCGCGGATCTTCGAGAAGGTGCACGCGAAGGTCGTGCAGACCAGCCAGGAAGAGGGTGGGGTCAGGTACCGATTGTTTACCTGGGCCTTCGGCGTAGGCGGCAAGGCGTTGCAGGCCCGGCTTCAGGGCCGCCGACCGAGCCTGGTGGTCCAGGCGCAGTACGCGTTGGCCGACCGGTTGGTGCTGTCGAAGATCCGCGCCCGGCTGGGCGGCCGGATCCGCTTCCTCGTCTCGGGCAGCGCCGCCCTCTCGAGGGACGTCGCCGCCTGGTTCGCCGCCGCCGGGATGCCTGTGCTCGAGGGCTACGCACTGACCGAGACCAGTGCCGCGGGCTGCATCGGCCGCCCCGAGGACCCGACGATAGGGCTCGTGGGCCCGCCGCTTGTCGGCACCGTGATCAAGATCGCGGACGACGGGGAGATCTTCGTACGGGGTCCCGGGGTGATGCGCGGCTACCACAACCTGCCCGACGCCACGGCCGAGGCGCTGGACGCCGACGGCTGGTTCGCCACCGGTGACGTCGGCGAGATCGACGAGGCGGGCCGGCTGCGGATCACCGACCGGAAGAAGGACCTGATCAAGACTTCCGGTGGCAAGTACATCGCGCCGCAGGCAATCGAGGTCATGTTCCAGGCGATCTGTCCGCTGGCCAGCCACATGCTGGTCCATGGCAACAGCCGCAACTACGCGACCGCGCTGATCACCCTGGATCCCGAAGCGCTGGCCCAGTGGGGCCGGGCGCAGGCCCTTACGGCCACCGATTACGCCTTGTTGGCCGAGGACCCCGCAGTCCACAGGTACGTGCAGACGTGCGTTGAGGAGCTCAACGGCCGACTCAATCGCTGGGAGACCATCAAGGACTTTCGGATTCTCGACCACGACCTGTCGGTCGAAGAGGGGGAGCTGACGCCCAGCATGAAGGTCAAGCGCAAGGTCGTCGAGACCAAATTCGAGTCGCTGCTCGACTCGATGTACGACGGATCGTCACGCGGTTGA
- the istB gene encoding IS21-like element helper ATPase IstB: MTETPSVTATELVAPPSVPPLPADLDAGLRRLKLAAVRRTAPEVLITAKTQRWTPEEVLRTLVETELAARDASNVVNRLKAAAFPVPKTLESFNVAASSIPAKTFDYLSNLEWIHTQQNLAIIGPAGTGKSHTLIGLGTAAIHAGLKVRYFTAADLVETLYRGLAGNTVGKIIESLLRTDLIILDELGFAPLDDTGTQLLFRLVAGAYERRSLAIGSHWPFEQWGRFLPEQTTAVSILDRLLHHATVVITDGDSYRMKDAKHRKEQSKPT; the protein is encoded by the coding sequence GTGACCGAGACCCCATCGGTCACCGCCACCGAACTCGTTGCACCACCGTCGGTTCCACCGCTGCCCGCCGATCTGGATGCCGGGCTGCGACGGCTGAAGCTGGCCGCCGTGCGACGCACCGCACCCGAGGTACTGATCACCGCCAAGACCCAACGCTGGACCCCCGAGGAAGTGCTACGGACACTGGTCGAAACCGAACTGGCCGCCCGCGACGCCTCCAACGTCGTCAACCGACTCAAGGCCGCGGCGTTCCCCGTCCCCAAGACGTTGGAGTCATTCAACGTGGCCGCGTCCTCGATCCCGGCGAAGACCTTCGACTACCTGTCGAACCTGGAATGGATTCACACCCAACAGAACCTGGCGATCATCGGACCGGCAGGGACAGGAAAGTCCCACACGCTGATCGGGTTGGGGACCGCGGCGATCCACGCCGGACTCAAGGTCCGCTACTTCACCGCCGCCGACCTCGTCGAGACCCTCTACCGCGGCCTGGCCGGCAACACCGTCGGCAAGATCATCGAATCCCTGCTCCGGACCGATCTGATCATCCTCGACGAACTCGGCTTCGCCCCACTCGACGACACCGGCACCCAGCTGCTGTTCCGCCTCGTCGCCGGCGCCTACGAACGCCGGTCTTTGGCCATCGGATCGCACTGGCCCTTCGAGCAGTGGGGCCGATTCCTGCCCGAGCAGACCACCGCCGTCAGCATCCTCGACCGGCTCCTTCACCACGCCACCGTCGTCATCACCGACGGCGACTCCTACCGCATGAAAGACGCCAAACACCGAAAGGAGCAATCCAAGCCAACCTAG
- a CDS encoding HNH endonuclease signature motif containing protein: MFDALFADVADEALLGVIEQAAREEAEASARRLAAIAELTYRTVDDDDERSRRAFDLWAGTATQVGAALNVGHRRASAQMCIAMALRDRLPRVAALFCQGRISARVISELTWRTHLVDDARVIAQIDADLADKAVSWGPLSEHKLTGAIDAVIDRYDPDAVRRAEDRLRDRDFRVGAHEDGAETTTVWGRLMAADGVVLERRIATMINQVCDNDPRTIGQRRSDAAGALINGNQYLPCRCGSPDCPAADTAAPASNIVIHVIAEQAALDAAHTDIAETLTTPAETAETSAEEPAAEVRESAAEVSDSTGAECADSLDREPVPALKDTGLALLPGSTVMPIPALAEAIRAGAKIKPLWVPGDDPEPHYRPSARLAQFVRARDMFCRFPGCDVPADRCDVDHSVPWPYGLTHPSNLNCKCRTHHLGKTFPNGAEVWAERQFPDATITWTAPDGRSYTTRPGSRLFFPSWNTATAGLPPPPPIPPPDPARSAKIPQRRRLRSAENAARIKAERAENHSARARNEGTAAKPPAGILPGTIGGPDDALDDEPPF; encoded by the coding sequence ATGTTCGATGCGCTGTTCGCGGACGTCGCTGATGAGGCGTTGCTGGGCGTGATCGAGCAGGCCGCGCGTGAGGAGGCCGAGGCCTCGGCGCGGCGCTTGGCAGCGATCGCGGAGTTGACCTACCGCACCGTCGATGACGACGACGAACGCTCCCGCCGGGCGTTCGACCTGTGGGCCGGCACCGCCACCCAAGTGGGTGCCGCGCTCAACGTCGGGCACCGGCGCGCCTCGGCGCAGATGTGCATCGCAATGGCGTTGCGTGACCGCCTCCCCAGGGTGGCGGCGCTGTTCTGCCAGGGGCGCATCAGCGCCCGGGTGATCTCGGAGTTGACCTGGCGGACCCACCTGGTCGACGACGCCCGAGTGATCGCCCAGATCGACGCCGACCTCGCCGACAAGGCGGTGTCATGGGGGCCGTTATCCGAACACAAGCTCACCGGCGCGATCGACGCAGTCATCGACCGCTACGACCCCGACGCGGTGCGGCGAGCCGAAGACCGCTTGCGCGATCGTGATTTCCGCGTCGGCGCCCACGAGGACGGCGCGGAAACCACCACCGTATGGGGCCGGCTGATGGCCGCCGACGGGGTGGTCCTCGAGCGGCGGATCGCCACGATGATCAACCAGGTCTGCGACAACGATCCGCGCACCATCGGGCAACGCCGCTCCGATGCCGCCGGCGCACTGATCAACGGCAACCAGTACCTACCCTGCCGCTGCGGATCCCCCGACTGCCCCGCCGCCGACACCGCAGCGCCGGCGTCGAACATCGTCATCCATGTCATCGCCGAACAGGCCGCCCTCGACGCCGCCCACACCGACATCGCCGAGACCCTGACCACACCAGCCGAAACCGCCGAAACATCCGCCGAGGAGCCCGCCGCCGAGGTCAGGGAGTCCGCCGCCGAGGTCAGCGACAGCACCGGGGCTGAGTGTGCCGACTCGCTAGACCGTGAGCCGGTACCCGCGTTGAAAGACACCGGGCTGGCGCTGTTGCCCGGGTCGACGGTGATGCCCATCCCCGCGTTAGCCGAGGCGATCCGCGCCGGCGCCAAGATCAAGCCGCTGTGGGTGCCCGGCGACGACCCCGAACCGCACTATCGCCCCTCCGCTCGCCTGGCGCAGTTCGTGCGTGCCCGCGATATGTTCTGCCGCTTCCCGGGCTGTGATGTACCCGCCGATCGCTGCGACGTCGACCATTCGGTGCCGTGGCCCTACGGGCTCACTCATCCGTCGAACCTCAACTGTAAGTGCAGGACTCACCACCTGGGCAAAACCTTCCCGAACGGCGCCGAGGTCTGGGCCGAAAGACAGTTCCCAGATGCCACCATCACTTGGACAGCACCCGATGGCCGCAGCTACACCACGCGACCGGGCAGTCGGCTGTTCTTCCCCAGCTGGAACACAGCCACCGCCGGCCTGCCGCCCCCACCACCGATACCGCCGCCGGACCCGGCACGGTCGGCCAAGATCCCTCAACGGCGACGCCTGCGCAGCGCCGAGAACGCCGCACGCATCAAAGCCGAACGCGCTGAGAACCACTCGGCCCGCGCACGCAACGAGGGCACCGCAGCCAAGCCGCCGGCCGGCATCCTGCCCGGCACCATCGGCGGACCGGACGACGCGCTCGACGACGAGCCACCATTCTGA